From Psychrobacillus sp. FSL K6-2836, a single genomic window includes:
- a CDS encoding VanZ family protein yields the protein MKKLIPLLLLLVVVFLASGQTAEQQSMQDILKAWLPNKPLESFLSLFQIPYWGILVSVEERGYYAFVEFLIRKGTHFIYFGIIALAIYIALPRFKYRKVTTIVITMLLAITDEFRQSFTSGRTASLQDVMLDTSGAIAALVLLTFFQWFKHRKNVD from the coding sequence ATGAAAAAACTTATACCTCTTTTACTATTACTGGTTGTTGTATTTTTAGCATCAGGGCAGACAGCTGAACAGCAATCTATGCAGGATATCCTAAAAGCATGGCTCCCTAACAAACCACTGGAATCTTTTTTAAGTCTTTTTCAAATTCCATACTGGGGTATTCTCGTTTCGGTGGAGGAGCGTGGATACTATGCTTTTGTGGAGTTTTTAATACGAAAAGGAACACATTTCATTTATTTTGGAATAATTGCTTTAGCCATTTATATTGCGTTGCCTAGATTTAAGTATCGTAAGGTTACAACGATTGTGATCACTATGCTTCTTGCTATTACCGATGAATTTCGTCAATCTTTTACAAGCGGTCGGACGGCTTCTCTTCAAGATGTCATGCTGGATACATCCGGGGCAATTGCTGCTTTAGTGTTGCTGACATTTTTTCAATGGTTTAAGCATAGAAAAAACGTTGACTGA
- a CDS encoding AraC family transcriptional regulator, giving the protein MGWVESIQQAISYMEDHLLEDLSMEQIAKEANSSVFHFQRTFSILTDMSLGDYIRRRRLTLAAQELLNTDNKVIDVSYKYGYDTPESFTKAFRKQHGITPSEARKNIGKINSYNRLIIQVNLKGVEPMKYKIVEKESFQAIGVKRTYNCKNGENTQGIPLFWDDVHADGTDDLLFQLNNGGIKGVLGVCVADAAYQENSLIDYWIATDHVGEVPENLSAITIPASKWVVFEVHGAMPDAMQNTWKQIYSEWFPSNPYKPAGTPELEVYSDDDPTSANCYSEIWIPIK; this is encoded by the coding sequence GTGGGATGGGTAGAGTCGATTCAACAAGCAATAAGCTATATGGAGGATCATTTACTCGAGGATTTATCAATGGAACAAATTGCAAAGGAAGCAAATTCTTCTGTTTTTCATTTTCAGCGTACTTTTTCTATCTTAACGGATATGTCCCTCGGAGACTATATTCGAAGAAGACGACTAACTTTAGCTGCTCAAGAATTGCTGAATACGGACAATAAAGTAATCGATGTCTCCTACAAATACGGCTATGACACTCCTGAATCTTTCACAAAAGCATTCCGTAAACAACACGGGATAACGCCTAGTGAAGCGAGAAAAAATATTGGGAAAATAAATTCCTATAACCGCCTGATCATTCAGGTAAATTTGAAGGGGGTAGAGCCGATGAAGTACAAAATTGTAGAAAAAGAAAGCTTTCAAGCTATTGGAGTGAAAAGAACGTATAACTGCAAGAATGGGGAAAACACACAAGGTATTCCTTTGTTTTGGGATGATGTACATGCAGATGGTACAGATGATTTGCTGTTCCAATTAAATAATGGAGGAATTAAAGGGGTACTTGGTGTTTGCGTTGCAGACGCAGCATACCAAGAGAATAGCTTAATTGATTATTGGATTGCAACAGATCATGTAGGCGAAGTACCAGAAAACTTATCAGCAATCACAATCCCTGCATCCAAGTGGGTTGTGTTCGAGGTACACGGCGCGATGCCAGATGCCATGCAGAACACATGGAAACAGATATATTCCGAGTGGTTTCCATCCAATCCGTATAAGCCTGCAGGAACACCAGAGTTAGAAGTGTATTCCGATGACGATCCGACTAGCGCAAATTGTTATTCCGAAATTTGGATACCGATTAAATAA
- a CDS encoding NUDIX hydrolase, with translation MRDRGATIIIENGQVALIKRTKPHMTYYVFPGGGLEKGETPEQAAIRETYEEIGVHVRIQRPFKILEQSGTQHFFLADIIGGKFGPGIGEEYTDPSSQRGGYEPIWLNIKDLSSLDVRPKEIIELITKY, from the coding sequence ATGAGAGATCGTGGAGCAACTATTATTATTGAAAATGGTCAAGTAGCACTCATCAAACGAACGAAACCTCACATGACGTATTACGTGTTTCCGGGTGGAGGATTAGAAAAAGGAGAGACTCCAGAGCAAGCAGCGATTCGTGAAACATATGAAGAGATTGGTGTACATGTAAGAATCCAGCGACCTTTTAAAATTCTTGAACAAAGTGGCACTCAACACTTTTTTCTAGCAGATATAATAGGCGGGAAATTTGGACCCGGAATTGGTGAAGAATATACCGATCCATCTTCCCAAAGAGGCGGCTATGAACCGATTTGGTTAAATATTAAAGACCTGTCATCACTGGATGTACGTCCTAAAGAAATTATCGAACTAATTACGAAGTATTAA
- a CDS encoding GNAT family N-acetyltransferase: MEILNIQKRSDLFEESVKIFWGQWGNETNYDFYKDCMRHSSMEKDAIPRFYIAIEDNEIIGTYALLRNDINSRQDLFPWLGCLYVKPEHRGRSIGKILLEHGLNVTARLGYEKLYLSSDLEEYYENYGWVNSTITYGPFGGSIKVYEKETELKI; the protein is encoded by the coding sequence ATGGAAATTTTGAATATCCAAAAGCGATCTGATTTGTTTGAGGAATCAGTGAAAATATTTTGGGGGCAGTGGGGAAATGAAACAAACTATGATTTTTACAAAGACTGTATGAGACATTCAAGTATGGAAAAGGATGCTATACCAAGATTTTATATTGCTATAGAGGACAATGAAATTATTGGTACATATGCATTACTTAGAAATGACATTAATAGCAGACAAGATTTATTTCCTTGGTTAGGCTGCTTATATGTGAAACCGGAGCATAGGGGAAGGTCAATAGGTAAAATTCTTTTAGAGCACGGGTTGAACGTGACTGCACGACTAGGGTATGAAAAGCTATATTTATCTAGTGATTTAGAAGAATACTATGAAAACTATGGTTGGGTGAATTCAACAATTACGTACGGTCCCTTTGGTGGCTCTATTAAGGTTTATGAAAAAGAGACAGAGTTAAAGATTTAA
- a CDS encoding DUF2339 domain-containing protein, which produces MEKSELLEKRIEQLEERVRFLEEQIHTKPNISQPERPIIQDQQQVRQPVEWDILIFQKILPPLFIVVFIIGIIWGFKAVSDYGFLQPFVKVVIGFVVGFALIALGIWQTKRSRKNLGHMLLGGSIPILMLTTFAMHQLYNISGPTVAFIFNGLWISLGVFLTYKYRSQGIGIVATVGGVFVPFLINSTSPNIPLFSFYETVLFTVFLWISLKYSYKALYYVSIIFLQVAILVFFIFASVPDVYKWIAMLPIFVQHFALLVSLLKTKQVLKEQAYMLFSIMLLTALWVSVVFTDNEATVLMIIITFVYGICYYAFQKDSIRAPIFIAGGSIAVLNIMQLQVDNLLFEGIIGLSFIYLFVYKKYKHMLHLILMCISYIVAFYYVLSFSIMSWVSWEMLHWTVFIVGTVYGVYLLASIFIEKTLLNIGVPYVAVLLLYYLHMIAVLVSGDTGSNMERVITSSLWIIVAILYMVLSRFSLPQGKYVGVGILFVTLAKVILFDISFVSVAIKALLFIVLGVVGLLVSRAYYKK; this is translated from the coding sequence GTGGAGAAGAGTGAACTTCTTGAAAAGCGAATAGAGCAATTAGAAGAACGGGTTCGATTTTTAGAAGAGCAAATACATACTAAACCAAATATTTCTCAACCCGAGCGACCTATCATACAGGATCAGCAACAAGTGAGACAGCCTGTTGAATGGGATATACTTATCTTTCAGAAAATATTGCCGCCCTTATTTATTGTCGTATTTATAATAGGAATAATTTGGGGATTCAAAGCGGTATCGGACTACGGTTTTCTACAGCCATTCGTAAAAGTAGTCATTGGTTTTGTTGTTGGTTTTGCATTAATTGCGTTGGGTATATGGCAAACTAAAAGAAGTCGAAAGAATTTAGGGCATATGCTTCTTGGTGGTTCTATTCCAATCCTAATGTTGACCACTTTTGCAATGCATCAGCTGTATAATATATCTGGACCAACAGTAGCTTTTATTTTCAATGGTCTTTGGATTTCATTGGGAGTATTTCTAACCTATAAGTACCGCTCACAAGGAATTGGGATTGTTGCTACAGTTGGAGGGGTATTTGTACCTTTTTTGATAAACAGTACTTCACCAAATATTCCGTTGTTTTCTTTTTACGAAACGGTTCTTTTTACAGTATTTCTATGGATTTCCCTAAAATATTCTTACAAGGCTTTATACTATGTTTCGATCATTTTCTTACAGGTAGCGATATTAGTTTTCTTTATTTTTGCAAGTGTACCTGACGTGTATAAATGGATCGCAATGCTTCCAATATTCGTACAACATTTTGCGTTATTGGTTAGTCTTTTGAAGACGAAGCAGGTGTTAAAGGAACAAGCGTATATGCTATTTTCAATTATGTTATTAACTGCTTTATGGGTTAGTGTAGTATTTACGGATAATGAAGCAACAGTTTTAATGATAATTATTACGTTCGTCTACGGGATTTGTTATTATGCATTTCAAAAGGATTCGATACGTGCTCCTATTTTTATAGCGGGTGGGTCCATTGCTGTGTTAAATATAATGCAGCTCCAAGTTGATAATTTACTGTTTGAAGGAATAATTGGATTGAGCTTTATATACTTATTCGTATATAAGAAATACAAGCATATGTTACACCTAATTCTTATGTGTATTAGTTATATCGTGGCTTTCTACTATGTGCTATCTTTTTCGATTATGAGCTGGGTATCGTGGGAAATGCTACACTGGACAGTATTTATAGTAGGTACAGTTTATGGGGTATATTTGCTAGCGAGTATTTTTATAGAGAAAACTCTTTTAAATATCGGAGTTCCATATGTTGCAGTTTTACTTTTATACTATTTGCATATGATTGCTGTCTTAGTTTCAGGGGACACCGGAAGCAATATGGAGCGAGTCATTACCAGTTCATTATGGATTATCGTGGCTATACTATATATGGTATTAAGTCGTTTTTCGTTGCCACAAGGTAAGTACGTCGGTGTTGGTATTCTGTTTGTGACGTTAGCGAAAGTCATATTGTTTGATATCTCATTTGTATCTGTAGCTATTAAGGCGTTATTATTTATAGTACTAGGAGTGGTTGGATTACTCGTGTCACGAGCTTATTATAAAAAGTAG
- a CDS encoding DUF1801 domain-containing protein translates to MAKYEAKMKETDANVIEFIEAVDHPKKREDAYKLLEIFEQTSGYEAKMWGPSIIGFGNYHYKYASGHEGDAPLVGFSPRKAKISLYITTGDTAREEALKRFGKYTAGKSCVYINKVDDVDVDVLKEMITKSIAFLQELYPNQ, encoded by the coding sequence ATGGCTAAATACGAAGCAAAGATGAAAGAAACAGACGCTAATGTAATTGAATTTATAGAGGCAGTTGATCATCCAAAGAAACGTGAAGACGCATACAAGTTATTAGAAATCTTTGAACAGACCTCCGGTTACGAAGCTAAAATGTGGGGACCGAGCATTATTGGTTTTGGGAATTATCATTATAAATACGCTTCAGGTCACGAAGGAGATGCTCCTTTAGTAGGCTTCTCGCCAAGAAAGGCAAAGATTAGTTTATATATTACGACTGGGGACACGGCGCGAGAAGAAGCGCTCAAACGCTTCGGAAAATATACAGCAGGAAAATCATGTGTATATATAAACAAAGTGGATGATGTAGATGTGGATGTTTTAAAGGAAATGATTACAAAATCTATTGCATTTCTGCAAGAATTATATCCAAACCAGTAG
- a CDS encoding YebC/PmpR family DNA-binding transcriptional regulator, translated as MGRKWNNIKEKKASKDANTSRIYAKFGREIYVAARQGEPDPTSNQALKVVLERAKTYSVPKHIIDKAIEKAKGGSEESFDELRYEGFGPSGSMVIVDALTNNVNRTASDVRAAFGKNGGNMGVSGSVAYMFDATAVIGLEGKTADDVLEILMEADVDARDILEEEDAVIVYAEPDQFHAVQEALRAAGVTDFTVAELTMLAQNDIALDADAQAQFEKMIDAIEDLEDVQQVYHNVDLGE; from the coding sequence ATGGGTCGTAAGTGGAATAATATTAAAGAAAAGAAAGCTTCCAAAGACGCTAATACTAGCCGCATTTATGCGAAATTTGGTCGTGAAATATATGTTGCTGCAAGACAAGGTGAGCCTGATCCTACTTCTAACCAAGCATTAAAAGTAGTACTAGAACGTGCAAAAACATACAGTGTGCCTAAGCATATTATTGATAAAGCGATTGAAAAAGCAAAAGGTGGATCAGAAGAAAGCTTCGATGAGCTTCGTTATGAAGGTTTCGGACCAAGCGGTTCTATGGTAATCGTTGATGCACTTACAAATAACGTTAACCGTACTGCATCTGATGTACGTGCTGCATTTGGCAAAAATGGCGGTAATATGGGTGTTAGTGGTTCAGTTGCTTATATGTTTGATGCAACTGCAGTTATTGGGTTAGAAGGAAAAACTGCTGATGACGTATTAGAAATCTTAATGGAAGCAGACGTTGACGCACGGGATATTTTAGAAGAGGAAGATGCAGTTATCGTCTATGCAGAGCCGGATCAATTCCATGCTGTACAGGAAGCATTAAGAGCTGCAGGTGTAACTGACTTCACAGTAGCGGAACTAACAATGCTTGCTCAAAACGATATTGCATTAGATGCAGACGCTCAAGCACAATTCGAGAAAATGATCGATGCTATTGAAGATTTAGAAGATGTTCAACAAGTTTACCACAATGTAGATTTGGGAGAATAA
- a CDS encoding DUF5412 domain-containing protein, translated as MKRKLKIILLVVGVPITLSVVLLGILVYTFFISMESLPKGEFLTEESSPDGKYTLKAYVTNGGATTSYAIRGELVFNEKNEETKNIYWNYREEVAEISWVDNDTVIINNRTLNVPKEKYDFRFH; from the coding sequence ATGAAAAGAAAACTAAAGATAATTCTTCTTGTAGTAGGCGTACCGATTACTTTGAGTGTAGTTCTACTAGGAATCTTAGTGTATACATTTTTCATAAGTATGGAAAGTCTTCCAAAAGGAGAATTTCTTACGGAGGAATCATCACCAGATGGTAAATATACGTTAAAAGCTTATGTTACAAATGGGGGAGCCACGACTTCCTATGCTATTCGTGGTGAGCTTGTTTTTAATGAAAAAAATGAAGAAACCAAAAATATATACTGGAATTACAGAGAAGAAGTTGCAGAAATTTCTTGGGTGGATAATGATACTGTAATTATCAATAATCGTACTTTAAATGTTCCCAAGGAAAAATATGATTTTAGATTTCATTAG
- a CDS encoding DUF4395 domain-containing protein — translation METIPKPLVMVNQWTIVLFVIIALLTQSAWVLLIPLVANLSSLLTGFHPILAVAKRFLSKPANQYTQEDYGQLRFNQWLAVGFLLVASISFLLGWSLLFNIATIMVGLAASIAIAGFCIGCFMRFQFQQWNYRRKKSAA, via the coding sequence ATGGAAACAATTCCGAAACCTCTCGTAATGGTCAATCAATGGACGATTGTTCTATTTGTAATCATTGCACTTCTAACTCAATCAGCGTGGGTATTACTTATTCCGTTAGTTGCAAATTTATCAAGTTTATTAACAGGGTTTCATCCAATACTAGCTGTGGCAAAACGATTTTTATCTAAACCTGCCAATCAATATACACAAGAAGACTATGGGCAGCTTAGATTCAATCAATGGCTTGCAGTGGGCTTTTTGTTGGTAGCCAGTATCAGTTTTTTACTAGGCTGGTCATTATTATTTAATATCGCAACAATTATGGTAGGCCTTGCTGCATCTATCGCCATCGCAGGGTTTTGTATCGGTTGTTTCATGCGATTCCAATTTCAACAATGGAACTATCGTAGAAAGAAATCAGCAGCATAA
- the abc-f gene encoding ribosomal protection-like ABC-F family protein, translating into MTLLGKLMDISITFGDDEVLQNVKGDIPSDVVIGIVGGNGQGKSSLLSVLSNEILPASGKVEWIGNSPSISYFQQEDEHFSQIEYEHDELAYFSKWSVPEGREYAQLSGGEKMKRRLSRVFAENSQVLLLDEPTNHLDQDSLSYLKKQICSYNGTIILVSHDRYFLDEVADYIWEVENKRLTVYAGNYSTYRDKKAEKLLTQQRQYDAQQSKIQQVEKQISELKNWSSKAHAESTKHEFNKEYYRVKAKKMDIQIRSKKKRLELELTKNTVDKPDEEKEVLFSIDGNKKKGKRVIEAKNLRKDFEKRTLFLNTSFTIQAQERVGLLGSNGSGKSTFFRMLLGEESFQGDLWKSESMNIGYLRQTVFDLPEEQTPFEFFGPPDFEVRGLIQTLMTNLGFSKEHWSRPISTMSMGERVKLKLMEFMLDQKDVLLLDEPTNHLDLPSREQLEKTLSTYPGTILLVTHDRYFLEKLTNKLLVFENKSIRKLEMNYNEWMHKNNESLLEKELLTLETERQAVLGELSFLKNNDPKYSMLDIQFNQLTKKINELKKK; encoded by the coding sequence ATGACATTATTAGGAAAACTAATGGATATAAGCATTACATTTGGTGATGATGAGGTATTACAGAACGTAAAAGGAGATATTCCATCAGATGTCGTGATTGGAATTGTTGGTGGAAACGGTCAAGGTAAATCGTCCTTGCTTTCCGTTCTTTCTAATGAAATACTTCCTGCTAGCGGCAAGGTGGAATGGATTGGGAATTCCCCTTCTATAAGCTACTTTCAGCAGGAAGATGAACACTTTAGTCAAATAGAATACGAACATGATGAATTAGCCTACTTCAGTAAATGGAGTGTTCCAGAGGGAAGAGAATATGCTCAACTGAGTGGCGGGGAAAAGATGAAAAGAAGGTTGTCTCGTGTTTTTGCAGAGAACTCGCAAGTATTATTGCTAGATGAACCTACTAATCATTTAGATCAAGATAGCTTATCTTATTTAAAAAAACAAATTTGCTCCTACAATGGCACAATCATTTTAGTTTCACATGATCGTTATTTCTTAGATGAAGTAGCCGATTATATCTGGGAAGTTGAAAATAAAAGACTGACAGTTTACGCAGGAAATTATTCAACTTATAGAGATAAAAAAGCAGAGAAACTCCTGACACAGCAAAGGCAATATGATGCCCAACAGTCTAAAATACAGCAGGTGGAGAAACAAATTTCTGAGCTAAAAAACTGGTCATCCAAAGCACATGCAGAATCCACCAAGCATGAATTTAACAAGGAATATTATCGTGTTAAAGCGAAAAAAATGGATATCCAGATTCGCTCCAAAAAGAAACGACTAGAACTGGAACTTACCAAGAACACCGTTGATAAGCCGGATGAAGAAAAAGAAGTGTTGTTTTCCATTGATGGAAACAAGAAAAAAGGGAAACGTGTCATAGAAGCAAAGAATTTGAGGAAAGACTTTGAAAAAAGAACACTCTTTCTGAACACATCTTTCACCATACAGGCGCAGGAACGTGTAGGGTTATTAGGTTCAAATGGTAGCGGAAAATCGACATTTTTCCGTATGCTATTAGGAGAAGAAAGCTTTCAGGGAGACCTTTGGAAATCTGAATCCATGAATATTGGCTATTTACGTCAAACTGTTTTTGACTTACCCGAAGAACAAACACCATTTGAATTTTTTGGACCGCCTGACTTTGAGGTAAGAGGGCTTATCCAAACACTCATGACGAACTTAGGTTTTTCCAAAGAACACTGGTCCCGTCCTATATCTACAATGAGCATGGGAGAACGAGTGAAGCTGAAACTAATGGAGTTCATGCTCGACCAAAAGGATGTTTTACTTTTAGATGAACCGACGAACCACTTAGATCTTCCTTCTCGTGAGCAATTAGAAAAGACACTTTCCACTTATCCCGGGACCATTTTACTCGTAACACATGATCGATATTTCTTAGAAAAGCTAACGAATAAATTGCTTGTTTTTGAAAATAAATCAATTCGAAAGCTGGAGATGAACTATAACGAATGGATGCATAAAAACAATGAATCACTACTCGAAAAAGAACTCTTAACATTAGAAACAGAGCGACAGGCAGTACTAGGAGAACTTAGTTTTTTAAAGAATAATGACCCTAAATATAGCATGCTAGATATACAATTTAATCAATTAACTAAGAAAATAAATGAATTAAAAAAGAAATAA
- the dapD gene encoding 2,3,4,5-tetrahydropyridine-2,6-dicarboxylate N-acetyltransferase produces the protein MKQLDANEIISYIQHAKKSTQVKVYIKGNGIDQISFGEQTKVFGEGNSLVLFGEWSEIESVLNEYKNQIEDVVVENESRNSAIPLLDLKGINARIEPGAVIRDQVSIGDNSVIMMGALINIGAVIGEGTMIDMGAVLGGRATVGKNCHIGAGAVLAGVIEPPSATPVIIEDDVLIGANVVVLEGCRVGKGAVVAAGAIVTKDIPPYTVAVGAPAKVIKEIDDQTRSKTEIMQELRQL, from the coding sequence ATGAAACAACTAGATGCAAACGAGATTATTTCATATATTCAACACGCAAAGAAATCAACACAGGTGAAAGTATACATAAAAGGAAACGGCATAGATCAGATTTCTTTCGGGGAACAAACAAAAGTGTTTGGTGAAGGAAATTCGCTAGTATTATTTGGAGAATGGTCTGAAATCGAATCGGTTTTAAATGAATATAAAAATCAAATTGAAGACGTAGTAGTAGAAAATGAAAGTCGTAACTCTGCTATTCCACTTTTAGATTTAAAGGGGATAAATGCACGTATCGAGCCAGGTGCTGTTATTCGAGATCAAGTTAGTATCGGAGATAATAGTGTTATTATGATGGGCGCACTTATTAATATTGGGGCAGTCATTGGAGAAGGTACGATGATTGATATGGGCGCAGTTCTAGGTGGACGAGCGACTGTAGGGAAAAACTGTCATATTGGTGCTGGTGCAGTGCTAGCGGGTGTAATTGAGCCACCTTCTGCAACTCCTGTCATTATCGAAGATGACGTATTAATTGGTGCAAACGTTGTAGTTCTTGAAGGATGTAGAGTTGGTAAAGGTGCAGTTGTAGCTGCCGGAGCCATTGTTACTAAGGACATCCCTCCATATACGGTAGCTGTTGGAGCACCTGCTAAAGTGATTAAAGAAATTGATGACCAAACTAGATCGAAAACCGAAATTATGCAAGAATTGCGTCAGCTGTAA
- a CDS encoding N-acetyldiaminopimelate deacetylase, whose translation MKTLQDIRRDLHRIPELGFEEVKTQSYLLEQIRALPQDRLTITTWKTGIVVKIEGTEPTQTIGWRTDIDGLPITEVTGLPFESSHPGKMHACGHDVHMTVALGLLGKLVENPIKDHIVILFQPAEESPGGALPMREWLKEEQPALMPDKIFAFHVAPEYPVGTVATRPGLLFANTSELFIDVIGKEGHAAFPHQARDMSVAAATLLLQLQTIVSRSVNPMDPAVLTIGKFTSGTVQNIISGHARLEGTIRTMDAGTMTIIKEKIESFCRAAEIGFECDIHIDYGSSYYQVKNNEALANEFLAFAEANPATNAILCDAAMTGEDFGYFLQEIPGLLFWAGVNSSYGLHHPKLSPDEAVIDYLVPFIDAYFREISS comes from the coding sequence ATGAAAACCTTACAAGATATTCGGAGAGACTTACATCGCATACCTGAATTAGGTTTTGAAGAAGTAAAAACACAAAGTTATTTATTGGAGCAAATTCGTGCACTCCCACAGGATAGACTAACAATCACTACGTGGAAAACAGGTATAGTTGTGAAAATAGAGGGAACTGAACCTACACAAACAATCGGTTGGAGAACGGACATAGATGGTCTTCCGATAACAGAAGTGACTGGACTTCCATTCGAATCCAGTCATCCTGGGAAAATGCATGCCTGTGGTCATGATGTGCATATGACGGTGGCATTGGGTTTACTCGGAAAACTAGTAGAAAATCCTATAAAAGATCATATAGTTATTCTATTTCAACCGGCAGAAGAAAGTCCAGGTGGTGCACTTCCAATGCGTGAATGGTTGAAAGAAGAGCAGCCAGCGTTGATGCCCGATAAAATATTTGCCTTCCATGTAGCGCCAGAATATCCTGTTGGTACGGTAGCTACACGTCCAGGCTTACTGTTTGCTAATACATCTGAATTGTTTATCGATGTAATTGGCAAGGAAGGGCATGCGGCATTTCCGCATCAAGCAAGAGATATGTCCGTTGCAGCCGCGACACTATTATTGCAACTACAGACAATTGTAAGTCGTTCAGTCAATCCAATGGATCCCGCAGTTCTTACGATTGGGAAGTTCACCTCTGGAACAGTGCAGAATATTATTTCTGGTCATGCTCGTCTTGAGGGTACTATTCGTACGATGGATGCAGGAACGATGACGATCATTAAAGAAAAAATCGAATCATTTTGTCGAGCAGCAGAAATTGGTTTTGAATGTGACATTCATATAGACTACGGTTCGTCCTATTATCAGGTTAAAAATAATGAGGCACTTGCGAACGAGTTTTTGGCATTTGCGGAAGCAAACCCGGCAACTAACGCCATTTTATGTGATGCAGCTATGACTGGCGAAGACTTTGGTTATTTCCTACAAGAAATACCGGGGCTATTATTTTGGGCTGGAGTTAACTCGTCATATGGACTGCATCATCCTAAGCTAAGTCCGGATGAAGCTGTAATTGACTATCTTGTGCCATTTATCGATGCTTATTTTCGTGAAATTTCAAGTTAG